The Mytilus galloprovincialis chromosome 4, xbMytGall1.hap1.1, whole genome shotgun sequence genome contains a region encoding:
- the LOC143071446 gene encoding uncharacterized protein LOC143071446, translating to CCGLSFSLSDAEIQNTSTRSRRNTSALPLAFPHNDVLEQQARNLWDLSLCRRTKQTYRSALQSFITFMNMSGIQCSFICLPTISEDHLIYFATHCKNSKNLQHDTIKMYIAGVRYHYLRAGHNDPTAGTERLPYIMRGIKKSQNNVSRNRLPITSEVLKRLCNLLSTGVFSPFIDLMLQCAFLTAFFGFLRCGEFTCKTKDDYLNCVIIDDVEISLLHDQFVLKLRTSKTDPFRLGVDITINENDIFGPVHIMNKYLKYRLQMGALANFPLFVESELDLSRPLSRATFINYLRQLLIRLGYRESDFCGHSFRIGAATSAAAAGVEDHIIQTLGRWSSDCYIRYIRTDKRVISKAQQRMCHF from the coding sequence TGTTGCGGACTCTCTTTCTCGTTATCAGATGCAGAAATTCAGAATACTAGCACCCGAAGCAGAAGAAATACCAGTGCCTTGCCTCTTGCCTTCCCACATAATGATGTTTTAGAACAACAAGCACGTAATTTATGGGACTTGTCTTTATGTCGGAGAACTAAACAAACATACAGATCAGCCTTACAGAgttttataacattcatgaaTATGAGCGGGATACAGTGCTCCTTTATTTGTTTACCTACAATTTCAGAGGACCATTTAATCTACTTCGCAACTCATTGTAAGAATAGTAAAAATCTGCAACATGATACTATTAAAATGTACATAGCCGGAGTACGATACCACTACTTGCGTGCAGGTCATAATGACCCTACAGCAGGAACAGAAAGACTTCCGTATATCATGCGAGGTATTAAGAAATCACAAAACAATGTTTCTAGGAACAGATTGCCTATAACTTCAGAGGTGTTAAAACGTTTATGCAACTTGTTATCAACAGGTGTTTTCTCACCGTTCATTGATCTAATGCTGCAGTGTGCTTTTTTGACAGCATTTTTTGGTTTTCTTCGATGTGGAGAGTTCACCTGCAAAACTAAGGATGATTATCTGAACTGCGTTATAATTGATGATGTTGAGATCAGCCTACTACATGATCAATTTGTGCTAAAACTAAGAACATCTAAGACTGACCCTTTTCGATTAGGAGTAGATATAACTATAAATGAGAATGATATATTTGGACCAGTGCATATTATGAACAAGTATTTGAAGTATCGCTTACAGATGGGAGCTTTAGCAAACTTTCCTTTATTTGTTGAAAGTGAACTTGATTTAAGTAGGCCATTATCCAGGGCAACATTCATTAACTATCTAAGACAGCTTTTAATACGTTTAGGTTATAGGGAAAGTGATTTCTGTGGTCACTCGTTCAGAATTGGTGCCGCTACTTCAGCGGCAGCAGCCGGAGttgaagatcatatcatacaaaCACTCGGTAGATGGTCATCAGACTGTTATATCAGATATATAAGAACTGATAAGAGGGTTATTTCTAAAGCACAACAGAGAATGTGtcatttttga